The genomic stretch TCGTAGTCGATGCTGTCGCCGCCGTTCGTCACGACGAGCTTCAAGTCGCTTCTGCCGGTGACGTTCACGCTCACGGCCTTCACGGCGTCGGCTCCACGGGTGACGCCGGAGTCGTAGAGCTTGACGCCGTCCCCGTACACTTGNNNNNNNNNNNNNNNNNNNNNNNNNNNNNNNNNNNNNNNNNNNNNNNNNNNNNNNNNNNNNNNNNNNNNNNNNNNNNNNNNNNNNNNNNNNNTCAAGTCGCTTCTGCCGGTGACGTTCACGCTCACGGCCTTCACGGCGTCGGCTCCACGGGTGACGCCGGAGTCGTAGAGCTTGACGCCGTCCCCGTACACTTGAAAAACGACGCTGCCTCGGTCGCCCACCTCGTCGTCGACGCCGACTTGCGCGGAGAACGTCTGGCAAGCGCCGCCGAGGTAGTACGACAAGGTGCTGGCCGCGTGGACGCCGAGTCCCTTCGCGAACGTCTGAGTGCCGATGGTGAGAACGCGGCCGTCGCCGAGGGCTTGCTCGCCGTTGCTGCGGTCCTTCTCGACGGGCCCCCAGGCGTTCGTCGCCGAGGTCCACGCGAGGTCGCTCAGAAAGCGCTCGCCCGTCGGGGCGGGCGGAGGCGCGCAGCTCACCTTCGCGCTCGCCCAATCGGCGTGGTCGTAGTCGATGCTGTCGCCGCCGTTCGTCACGACGAGCTTCAGTTCGCTTCTGCCGGTGACGTTCACGCTCACGGCCTTCACGGCGTCGGCTCCACGGGTGACGCCGGAGTCGTAGAGCTTGACGCCGTCCCCGTACACTTGAAAGACGACGCTGCCTCGGTCGCCCACCTCGTCGTCGACGCCGACTTGTGCGGAGAACGTCTGGCAGACGCCCCCTAGGGCATAGGACAAGGTACTGCTCGCGTGGACGCCGAGTCCCTTCGCGAACGTCTGAGTGCCGATGGTGAGAACGCGGCCGTCGCCGAGGGCTTGCTCGCCGTTGCTGCGGTCCTTCTCGACGGGCCCCCAGGCGTTCGTCGCCGAGGTCCACGTGAGGTCGCTCAAGAAGTTGTCGCCGCCACGCACTTGGGTTGCGCCGAGGCCGGGCGCCGCCGTGCTGGGGCCGGTCCAAGGAAAAGCGCGTCCCGCGGTGTAAGGATCGCCGATCGGCGCGTCGAGCCGATCGCTCCACGGATAAGACGTTCCGGCCGCGTAAGGATCGCTCGCCTTGGAAGGCCGGCTGGACGGCGCGGGAGCTTGGCTGCATGAAAACAGCAACAGGGGGAGGCTGAGACGAAGCAACGAGCGCGCTGGTCTTCTTGGCATGAATCTCCCTCCCGCCCGCGGGAAAGGTCGCGTTCGGGGTGACTTTTTCAGCTTGCCATGCCTCTACGGCCCGCTCGTGACAGCTCCGCACGCGGCCCTTCATCTTTTTCCGCTTTCGCGTTCATGGGCGCTGCGACGTCGACTTCCCGATCCTTGCAATGCTTGTTGCGAAGTTCTATGATTTTGCAAGAAGCATTGCAGCGTCGTGGAGGGTGAATGCTCACGGAACTACTCGCCGAACGTCTCGCCGATCTCACCCCGGCCGAACGTCGCGTCGCCGATCATCTTCAGCGCCGCGCCGACGAGCTTCCCATGCTCAGTGCCGCCGCCATCGCCCGCGACAGCGGCGTGAATCCGTCGAGCGTGACCCGCCTCGCGCAGAAGCTCGGCTTCCAAGGCTATCCCGACTTCCAACAAGCGGTTCGCTTGCACCTTCGCGCTCGCCACTCGCCCACCACCTTGCCCACCCAATCGCTCGCGCAAGCCCACTGGGCGCAGGAGCACCGAGCGATCGACATGCTCGCTCAACTTCCTGAGGCGCACATCGACGACGCCGTCACGCTTCTGCACGACGCTCGGCGTGTCCTCGTCACGGGCGCGCGCGCCTCCACGCCCGCCGCCTCGTACGCCACCCACCTGTGGAGAAGCGTACGTGCGGACGTGCACCTGCTCGGCGGGGACGCCCCCGGCCTGCCCGAACTTTGGTTCGACGTCGGGCCGCCAGACCTCCTCGTCGCGTTCACCGTGCGGCGCTACGCGCGCAGCACCGCCACCCTCATTCACGCTGCCGAGCGCCGTGGCGTGCCACTCCTGCTCGTCACGGACAGCCTCGCCGCGCCCGGCGCCCGCACCGCGCGACGACTCCTGCTCGCGTCCGCGCCCGTCGAGGAGTCCAAGTTCGTGCCGCTCGCCGCGCCTGCCAGCCTCGTGATGCTGCTCGCCTCGAAACTCCTCGAGCGCACCGGAGACGAGCGCCTCCACGCCATCGACGCCGCCCTCGCCGACACCGAAGCCCTCACCTACTGACTCGGGAGGTCCCGTGAAGATCGAAGCAGCCGAACTCCGCGTCCTCGAACTTCCCATGCGCTTCTCCTTCGAAACGTCCTTCGGCGCCCAGCGCCGCCGCTTCGTTCCCCTGCTGACCTTGCACGCGGACGGCGTGGAGGGGTACGCGGAAGGCGTCATGGACCACTTGCCCCTCTACCTGGAGGAGACTCTGCCCGGCGCGGTCACCTTCGTACGCGAGCAACTCCTGCCCCGCGTGCTCGGCGTGGACTTCGAAACGCCCGAAGCGCTCGCGCGAACGCTGAGCGTGTACCGCGGCAACCGCATGGCGCGGGCGATGGTCGAGATGGCCTTTTGGGATGCCTGGGCCAAAAGCCTCGACTTGCCGTTGTGGCGCCTCCTCGGCGGCGTTCGTACGCTCATTCCCGTCGGCGTCAGCATCGGCATCCAAGACAGCTTGGAAGCCACCCGTGAGCAAGCCCTGCGTTACGCCGCCGAAGGCTACCGGCGCGTCAAACTCAAGATCAAACCCGGTTGGGACGTCGAGCCCGTGCGTGCCGTGCGCGAAGCGCTGCCCGACATCGCCCTCACCGTCGACGCGAACAGCGCCTACACCCTCACCGACACGGGCGCCCTCCAAGCGCTCGACGCATACCACCTCAAGTACATCGAACAACCCCTCGCGCACGACGACCTCACCGATCACGCCGAGTTGCAAGCTCGGCTGCGCACGCCCGTCTGCCTCGACGAGAGCATCACCAGCTTGCAGGGCGCCCGCAAAGCCTTGGCGCTTCAGGCGGCGCGCGTCGTCAACCTCAAGGTCGCGCGCGTCGGCGGACACCTGGAGGCGCGCCGCATCCACGACCTCACCCTCGCCTTCGACGCGCCCATCTGGTGCGGCGGCATGATGGAGACGGGCGTGGGCCGCGCGCACAACCTGCACCTCTCCACCTTGCAGAACTACACCCAGCCGGGCGACACCGCCAGCGGCAGCCGATACTGGGACAAGGACATCATCGAAGAGCCTCTCGAAGCGCGAGAAGGCTACCAAACCGTTCCGCCGGGTTCCGGCATCGGCGTGACCCTCGACCTCGCGTTCATCGATTCCGTGACGCGCGCCCGCCACGACGTTCGTCCGTCCGCCTTTCCGATTCCCGCCGAAGTGTACTGACCGGAGGTTCGTATGAAACACGCCACGCTTCTCGCCCTCGCCTTGCTTTGCACCGCTCAAGCCGCGCCCCGCACCCTCGCGCAAATCCAGGCGTCGGGCACCTTGCGCCTCGGCACAGAAGGAGCCTTCCCTCCCTTCAACTACTTCGAATCGAAGAAACTGGTCGGCTTCGAAGTCGATCTCGGCAACGCCCTCGCCAAAGCGATGAACCTCAAAGCCGAGTGGCAGACCTTGCCGTTCGACAACCTTCTCATCGCCCTCAACCAGGGACGCTTCGATTACGTTATCGCCTCGCACGCCATCACGCCCGAGCGCCAAAAGGCTGTCGACTTCGCCAAGCCGCACTACTGCTCGACCGTGAACATCGTCGCGAAGGTCGGCGGACCGCTCGACCGCAAGGCCCTCGCGGGCAAGACCGTCGGGGCGCAGGTGGGCACCGCGCAACTTCCGATTCTGCGCGCCGTTCCCGGGATCAAGGACGTGTTGACCTACCCGAACGACCAAGTGGCGCTCACCGCCTTGCAAAGCGGCCGCGTCGACGCGTGGAGCAGCAACGGGCCCGTCGTGGCGTACATGCTCAAGCAGGCCAAGCTGCAAAACAGCATCAAGATCGGCGAGGTGATCTCCAACGAACGCAACGCCAGCGCCGTCGCCAAAGGCAACACCGCCTTGCGAAGCGCCATCGACGCGGCGCTCGACAAGCTCATGAAGGACGGCACGTACGCCAAGCTGTCGAACAAGTGGTTCGGCCAGGACATCCGCTGCAAGTGACGGTCGATCTTCGCGAACTCACGACCCCCAACGCCATCGAGCCGTTGCAGGAACTGCAAGCGCGCGTGTGGGACCTGCCGCACCTCGAAGTCGTTCCCAAGGACATCCTGCAAGCCCTCGTCCACGCGGGCGCCCTCCTCGTCGGGGCGTTCGTGGACGGCGCGCTCGCCGGATTCGTTCTGGGATTTCCCACGAACGATCCGCGCACGCAACACTCGCACATGCTCGGCGTGCATCCGGAGTTCCGTCGGCTCGGCCTCGCGCTGAGGCTCAAGCTCTACCAACGCGATTGGTGCTTGGCGCGCGGCATCACGCGCGTCGTGTGGACTTACGATCCCCTGAAAGTCCCGAACGCCGCCTTCAACATCGCGCGGCTCGGCGCGACGAGCCGCACCTACCTCGACGACTACTACGGAAGCCTCGGCGGCATCGACGCGGGCGCACCTTCCGACCGGCTTCTCGCCGAGTGGCGACTCGACGCGCCACGCGCGGACGTCGCGGGCTTCGACGACGCTCCCTTCCTCAACGATCCGCTCACCGGACGGCCCGTGTCGACCGAAGCGACGCTCGCGCTTCCGCGCGTGCGGCTGCACGTCCCGCCCGACTTCGGACGCCTGCTCGCCGTCGAGCCGGACGCCGCTCGCGCGTGGCGCGCGAGCACGGGTCCGCTGTTCAAGGCGGCCTTCGCTGCGGGGTACCGCGTCACGCACTTCGAAGCGCGGCCCCACCCGGCGTACCTGCTCACCCGCGAAGACCCGACCTGATCGAAGGCTCCTTTCGAGAAGGCCGAAGCACGCCCTCCGTCGGCGGAGGGCGGCTCGGCGTTCACGACTTCGCGACGATACACTGAATGACCGCGTTTCCCGGGAGGAACTCGTGGATCGACTGACGCACGTCCTGACCTCGCTCGCGGTCCTTTCGACGTTGGCGCCGCCAGACGCGACGCGTGCCGACGACCGGCTCGCTCGGCGGCTCGTCGCCGCCTACCCGAGCGTCCTCGCACGCGTCGAGCGAGGAGGATTCGTGGTGTGGCGCGATGGAACTCGCATGGCGTTCGACGACGGACGCGAACCGACGTCGTACCTCGAGCGCCTCGACCACGCCGATTTGCGTGACCAACTGACGA from Deinococcus yavapaiensis KR-236 encodes the following:
- a CDS encoding NPCBM/NEW2 domain-containing protein, yielding MPRRPARSLLRLSLPLLLFSCSQAPAPSSRPSKASDPYAAGTSYPWSDRLDAPIGDPYTAGRAFPWTGPSTAAPGLGATQVRGGDNFLSDLTWTSATNAWGPVEKDRSNGEQALGDGRVLTIGTQTFAKGLGVHASSTLSYALGGVCQTFSAQVGVDDEVGDRGSVVFQVYGDGVKLYDSGVTRGADAVKAVSVNVTGRSELKLVVTNGGDSIDYDHADWASAKVSCAPPPAPTGERFLSDLAWTSATNAWGPVEKDRSNGEQALGDGRVLTIGTQTFAKGLGVHAASTLSYYLGGACQTFSAQVGVDDEVGDRGSVVFQVYGDGVKLYDSGVTRGADAVKAVSVNVTGRSDL
- the menC gene encoding o-succinylbenzoate synthase; translation: MRFSFETSFGAQRRRFVPLLTLHADGVEGYAEGVMDHLPLYLEETLPGAVTFVREQLLPRVLGVDFETPEALARTLSVYRGNRMARAMVEMAFWDAWAKSLDLPLWRLLGGVRTLIPVGVSIGIQDSLEATREQALRYAAEGYRRVKLKIKPGWDVEPVRAVREALPDIALTVDANSAYTLTDTGALQALDAYHLKYIEQPLAHDDLTDHAELQARLRTPVCLDESITSLQGARKALALQAARVVNLKVARVGGHLEARRIHDLTLAFDAPIWCGGMMETGVGRAHNLHLSTLQNYTQPGDTASGSRYWDKDIIEEPLEAREGYQTVPPGSGIGVTLDLAFIDSVTRARHDVRPSAFPIPAEVY
- a CDS encoding MurR/RpiR family transcriptional regulator, with translation MLTELLAERLADLTPAERRVADHLQRRADELPMLSAAAIARDSGVNPSSVTRLAQKLGFQGYPDFQQAVRLHLRARHSPTTLPTQSLAQAHWAQEHRAIDMLAQLPEAHIDDAVTLLHDARRVLVTGARASTPAASYATHLWRSVRADVHLLGGDAPGLPELWFDVGPPDLLVAFTVRRYARSTATLIHAAERRGVPLLLVTDSLAAPGARTARRLLLASAPVEESKFVPLAAPASLVMLLASKLLERTGDERLHAIDAALADTEALTY
- a CDS encoding ABC transporter substrate-binding protein, encoding MKHATLLALALLCTAQAAPRTLAQIQASGTLRLGTEGAFPPFNYFESKKLVGFEVDLGNALAKAMNLKAEWQTLPFDNLLIALNQGRFDYVIASHAITPERQKAVDFAKPHYCSTVNIVAKVGGPLDRKALAGKTVGAQVGTAQLPILRAVPGIKDVLTYPNDQVALTALQSGRVDAWSSNGPVVAYMLKQAKLQNSIKIGEVISNERNASAVAKGNTALRSAIDAALDKLMKDGTYAKLSNKWFGQDIRCK
- a CDS encoding GNAT family N-acetyltransferase, whose product is MTVDLRELTTPNAIEPLQELQARVWDLPHLEVVPKDILQALVHAGALLVGAFVDGALAGFVLGFPTNDPRTQHSHMLGVHPEFRRLGLALRLKLYQRDWCLARGITRVVWTYDPLKVPNAAFNIARLGATSRTYLDDYYGSLGGIDAGAPSDRLLAEWRLDAPRADVAGFDDAPFLNDPLTGRPVSTEATLALPRVRLHVPPDFGRLLAVEPDAARAWRASTGPLFKAAFAAGYRVTHFEARPHPAYLLTREDPT